From a region of the Campylobacter sp. CNRCH_2014_0184h genome:
- the thiH gene encoding 2-iminoacetate synthase ThiH — protein sequence MQKYPHMQSIESEILTKVLKEVEIFDESKFSAFDVKQALAKDYLNLEDLKALLSSTAEDFIEDLAQKSSKITQKYFGNSILLFTPLYLSNFCNSKCTYCGFQKGNNIKRAKLNEAEIHKEMQEIKKSGLEEILLLTGEGREYASVEYLAKACEIAKEYFKVVGIEVYPMNVDEYALLHEKGCEYVSVYQETYNQKTYSKIHIEGEKSVFEYRFHAQERALKAGMRGVAFGALLGIDDFRKDAFATALHAYFLQQKYPHAEIALSIPRLRPIINNKKIHPKDVSETRLLQVLCAYRLFLPFAGITISTRERAGFRDGVIKLGATKMSAGVSVGVGEHQGDKKGDDQFQISDMRSVDEVLAMLKNANLQAIMSDSIYVG from the coding sequence AAGCTTTAGCTAAAGATTATCTTAACTTAGAAGATTTAAAAGCCTTGCTTTCAAGCACAGCGGAAGATTTTATAGAAGATTTGGCGCAAAAATCAAGCAAGATTACTCAAAAATATTTTGGAAATTCCATTTTGCTTTTTACACCTTTATATCTTTCTAATTTTTGCAATAGCAAATGTACTTATTGTGGATTTCAAAAAGGAAATAACATTAAAAGAGCTAAGCTAAATGAGGCTGAAATTCACAAAGAAATGCAAGAGATTAAAAAAAGTGGTTTGGAAGAAATTTTACTCTTAACAGGTGAGGGTAGGGAGTATGCTAGCGTAGAATATCTTGCCAAAGCTTGTGAGATAGCAAAAGAGTATTTTAAAGTCGTTGGGATTGAAGTTTATCCTATGAATGTAGATGAGTATGCACTGCTTCATGAAAAGGGTTGTGAATATGTAAGTGTTTATCAAGAAACTTACAATCAAAAAACTTATTCTAAAATTCATATTGAAGGTGAAAAAAGTGTATTTGAGTATCGCTTTCATGCGCAAGAGCGAGCGTTAAAAGCGGGTATGAGAGGGGTTGCTTTTGGAGCTTTACTTGGTATAGATGATTTTAGAAAAGATGCTTTTGCCACGGCATTGCATGCGTATTTTTTACAGCAAAAATACCCTCATGCTGAAATAGCTTTATCTATCCCTAGATTAAGACCTATTATTAATAATAAAAAAATTCATCCAAAAGATGTAAGCGAAACAAGACTTTTGCAAGTTTTATGTGCTTATAGATTGTTTTTACCTTTTGCAGGTATTACGATTTCTACGCGTGAAAGAGCAGGATTTAGAGATGGGGTTATTAAACTTGGAGCTACTAAAATGAGTGCAGGTGTGAGCGTGGGAGTGGGTGAGCATCAAGGTGATAAAAAAGGCGATGATCAGTTTCAAATTAGTGATATGCGTAGTGTTGATGAGGTTTTAGCTATGTTAAAAAATGCAAATTTGCAAGCTATAATGAGCGATAGTATTTATGTGGGATAA
- a CDS encoding thiamine phosphate synthase, whose product MWDKKVIAISDSQNTQGDFLNFIEKLSQSSIDALVLREKHLDELEYAKLAKEVLKIFNKTQKICFLHYHYEVCLKLNHQFFHAPLFVLQNCLQSYKKFELLGASIHSKEELDLAYKLKVSHAFFGHVFKSSCKVDLAPKGIKNLKDLLEVSKIPIYAIGGINTQTIKHLKDLNLAGVCIREALYKSENVKKYILRCKDLLVQKD is encoded by the coding sequence ATGTGGGATAAAAAAGTCATTGCTATTAGCGATAGTCAAAATACCCAAGGAGATTTTTTAAATTTTATTGAAAAACTAAGTCAAAGTAGTATTGATGCTTTGGTGCTTAGAGAAAAACATTTAGATGAGTTAGAATACGCTAAATTAGCCAAAGAAGTATTAAAAATTTTTAATAAAACTCAAAAGATTTGCTTTTTGCATTATCATTATGAAGTTTGTTTAAAATTAAATCATCAATTTTTTCATGCTCCTTTATTTGTTTTACAAAATTGCCTACAAAGCTATAAAAAATTTGAGCTTTTGGGTGCTTCTATCCATTCTAAAGAAGAATTAGATTTAGCTTATAAGCTTAAAGTAAGTCATGCTTTTTTTGGACATGTATTTAAAAGTTCTTGTAAGGTTGATTTAGCTCCAAAAGGTATTAAGAATTTAAAAGATTTGTTAGAAGTTTCAAAAATACCCATTTATGCCATAGGTGGCATAAATACTCAAACTATAAAACACTTAAAAGATTTAAATTTAGCAGGTGTGTGTATAAGAGAAGCTTTGTATAAAAGTGAAAATGTAAAAAAATATATTTTAAGATGTAAAGACCTTTTAGTCCAAAAGGACTAA
- a CDS encoding DASS family sodium-coupled anion symporter: MSSNTKTLIVIADLVLFIALLYFSPFGETKVNQGLSLLIFIAILWLSEALHVTITAILVPVLAAILGLLPTAKALTGFADSNIFLFFGGFALAAAMHHQKLDKLIAHKILTLAKGHLGLSSLYIFITTAFLSMWMSNTATAAMMLPLAIGMLASLDPQKDRNTYVFILLGIAFSASIGGIGTIVGTPPNAIVATQLHISFAQWLKYGIPIVLIFLPAMILILYFMFKPRFNLQVDLHTENIELTRPRIITLIIFLVVALSWIFSGNIGPIITSIFGHKIANLDAIIALLAAVLVCAFKVIDWKNVQKNTDWGVLMLFGGGITLSVVLKDSGASKVMADTIISFIENGHLFVIGLIIAFFIVFLTEFTSNTASAALLVPLFISIADTLGVPALGLALIIAIGASCAFMLPVATPPNAIVFGTGHIKQQEMVRVGIILNIFCSISLAIIAYFFWL, encoded by the coding sequence ATGAGTTCAAACACAAAAACACTTATAGTTATTGCTGATTTAGTGTTGTTTATCGCTTTGCTTTATTTCTCCCCTTTTGGCGAAACTAAGGTAAACCAAGGATTATCCCTGTTGATCTTTATCGCTATATTGTGGCTTAGCGAAGCTTTGCATGTTACTATTACAGCTATTTTAGTACCTGTTTTAGCAGCCATCTTAGGATTATTACCTACTGCTAAGGCTTTAACAGGGTTTGCTGATTCTAATATCTTTTTATTTTTTGGCGGTTTTGCTCTAGCAGCAGCCATGCATCATCAAAAGCTAGATAAGCTAATTGCACATAAAATTTTAACCCTAGCAAAAGGACATTTAGGTTTATCAAGTTTATATATTTTTATCACTACTGCATTTTTATCTATGTGGATGAGTAATACTGCAACCGCAGCCATGATGCTTCCGCTTGCTATAGGTATGTTAGCTTCACTTGATCCACAAAAAGATAGAAATACCTATGTTTTCATTCTTTTAGGTATAGCTTTTAGTGCAAGCATAGGTGGTATAGGCACTATAGTAGGAACTCCACCAAATGCTATTGTTGCTACTCAATTACACATTAGTTTTGCACAATGGTTAAAATATGGTATTCCTATTGTTTTAATCTTTTTACCTGCAATGATTTTGATTTTGTATTTTATGTTTAAACCAAGATTTAATCTACAAGTTGATTTACACACTGAAAATATAGAACTTACAAGACCTAGAATCATCACTTTAATAATCTTTTTAGTGGTTGCGCTATCTTGGATTTTTAGTGGTAATATAGGTCCTATCATCACAAGTATTTTTGGACATAAAATAGCAAATCTTGATGCAATTATTGCCTTGCTTGCAGCTGTTTTAGTATGTGCATTTAAAGTGATTGATTGGAAAAATGTACAAAAAAATACTGATTGGGGCGTGTTAATGCTCTTTGGTGGAGGTATTACTCTAAGTGTAGTGTTAAAGGATTCAGGTGCTAGCAAGGTTATGGCTGATACCATTATTTCATTTATAGAAAATGGACATTTATTTGTTATAGGCTTAATCATAGCATTTTTTATAGTATTCTTAACAGAATTTACCTCAAATACTGCTTCAGCAGCCTTGCTTGTGCCTTTGTTTATCTCTATAGCAGATACTTTAGGTGTTCCTGCTTTAGGACTTGCTTTGATTATTGCTATTGGCGCTTCTTGTGCTTTCATGCTACCAGTTGCTACACCACCAAATGCTATAGTTTTTGGTACTGGCCATATCAAACAACAAGAAATGGTAAGAGTAGGAATTATACTAAATATATTCTGTTCAATTAGCCTTGCAATAATTGCATATTTCTTCTGGTTATAA
- the mapA gene encoding outer membrane lipoprotein MapA — protein MFKKMFVCILALFFGACTINPKNQGVAKVNEVIKIQAQCYNPSDSKAYEAKIKGLVYISDVGLKYCTNKRTIDKSASLKKVYIHRVYDLNENLKYSSSNGNNYYINENFNYYFYVFLKEELENRGIVVVENTQDSPYVLRVDLSFNDFYSKFDSNSLFSIIASQLTLKDINTNKTINIKTKQEVKGFYNIKDLPFFTQLLIKQVANKSADIISSL, from the coding sequence ATGTTTAAAAAAATGTTCGTATGTATTTTAGCTTTGTTTTTTGGCGCTTGTACTATAAACCCTAAAAATCAAGGTGTAGCTAAGGTTAATGAAGTTATAAAAATCCAAGCACAGTGTTATAATCCTTCTGATTCTAAAGCATATGAAGCAAAAATTAAAGGTCTTGTGTATATTAGTGATGTAGGACTTAAGTATTGTACAAATAAAAGAACAATTGATAAAAGTGCTTCTTTGAAAAAAGTTTATATTCATAGAGTGTATGATTTAAATGAGAATTTGAAATATTCTTCTTCTAATGGAAATAATTATTATATTAATGAAAATTTTAACTACTATTTTTATGTGTTTTTAAAAGAAGAATTAGAAAATAGAGGTATAGTAGTGGTTGAAAATACACAAGATTCTCCTTATGTTTTAAGAGTAGATTTGAGTTTTAATGATTTTTATTCTAAATTTGATTCTAATTCTTTATTTTCAATTATTGCTAGTCAGCTAACATTAAAAGATATTAACACTAATAAAACTATTAACATTAAAACTAAACAAGAAGTTAAAGGTTTTTATAATATTAAAGATCTGCCTTTCTTCACTCAGCTTCTTATAAAGCAAGTAGCTAATAAATCTGCAGATATTATCAGCTCTTTGTGA
- the gyrA gene encoding DNA gyrase subunit A, whose amino-acid sequence MENIFTKDSDIENIDIESSIKSSYLDYSMSVIIGRALPDARDGLKPVHRRILYAMNDLGVGSRSAYKKSARIVGDVIGKYHPHGDTAVYDALVRMAQDFSMRYPSVDGQGNFGSIDGDGAAAMRYTEARMTILAEELLRDIEKDTVDFIPNYDDSMSEPDVLPARVPNLLLNGSSGIAVGMATNIPPHSLNELIDGLLYLIDNKNASLEEIMQFIKGPDFPTGGIIFGKKGIIEAYRTGRGRVKVRAKTHIEKRANKDIIVIDELPYQTNKARLIEQIAELAKEKQIEGIAEVRDESDREGIRVVIELKRDAMSEIVLNNLFKSTTMESTFGVIMLAIHNKEPKVFSLIELLNLFLNHRKTVIIRRTIYELQKARARAHILEGLKIALDNIDEVIALIKNSPDNPTAKNLLMQKFGLSELQSNAILDMKLGRLTGLEREKIDNELRELLAEIERLDQILKSEILLENLIKDELKEIRTKFDVPRITQIEDDYDDIDIEDLIPNENMVVTITHRGYIKRVPSKQYEKQKRGGKGKVAVTTYDDDFIESFFTANTHDTLMFVTDRGQLYWLKVYKIPEGSRTAKGKAVVNLINLQADEKIMAIIPTTDFDESKSLCFFTKNGIVKRTNLSEYQNIRSVGVKAINLDENDELVTAIIVARDENEIVNINTDENLEAEDNLEIETNENSEEFEIVSGKMLFAVTKKGMCIKFPLTKVREIGRVSRGVTAIKFKEKDDEVVGAVVIENDAQEILSVSAKGIGKRTDAGEYRLQSRGGKGVICMKLTAKTKDLIGIVIVDESMDLMALTSSGKMIRVDMQSIRKAGRNTSGVIVVNVENDEVVSIAKCPKEEDEELDAETNMDLNLE is encoded by the coding sequence ATGGAAAATATTTTTACTAAAGATTCAGATATTGAAAATATAGATATAGAAAGTTCTATAAAGAGTAGTTATTTAGATTATTCTATGAGTGTTATTATAGGCCGTGCTTTACCTGATGCTAGAGATGGGCTTAAGCCTGTTCATAGAAGAATTTTATATGCTATGAATGATTTAGGTGTTGGAAGTCGTAGTGCGTATAAAAAATCAGCGCGTATAGTGGGTGATGTTATCGGTAAATACCATCCACATGGTGATACAGCTGTATATGATGCTTTAGTAAGAATGGCACAAGATTTTTCTATGCGTTATCCAAGCGTAGATGGGCAAGGAAACTTTGGTTCTATTGACGGTGATGGTGCTGCTGCGATGCGTTATACTGAAGCTAGGATGACGATTTTAGCTGAAGAACTTTTGCGTGATATAGAAAAAGATACAGTTGATTTTATACCAAATTATGATGATTCTATGAGTGAGCCTGATGTTTTACCTGCTAGGGTGCCAAATTTATTACTTAATGGTTCAAGTGGTATTGCAGTAGGTATGGCTACTAATATTCCTCCGCATAGCTTAAATGAGCTTATTGATGGTTTGCTTTATTTAATTGATAATAAAAATGCAAGCTTAGAAGAAATAATGCAATTTATCAAAGGCCCTGATTTTCCAACCGGTGGTATTATCTTTGGTAAAAAGGGTATTATAGAAGCTTACCGCACAGGTCGTGGTAGGGTAAAAGTAAGAGCAAAAACCCATATTGAAAAAAGAGCTAATAAAGATATTATTGTAATAGATGAACTTCCTTATCAAACCAATAAAGCAAGATTGATAGAGCAAATTGCTGAACTTGCTAAAGAAAAACAAATCGAAGGCATTGCTGAAGTTAGAGATGAGAGTGATAGAGAAGGAATTCGCGTAGTAATTGAGTTAAAACGCGATGCTATGAGCGAGATTGTGTTAAATAATCTTTTTAAATCTACCACTATGGAAAGCACTTTTGGTGTGATTATGCTTGCTATACATAATAAAGAACCAAAAGTTTTTTCTTTAATTGAACTTTTAAATTTATTCTTAAATCATAGAAAAACTGTAATTATTAGAAGAACTATTTATGAGCTGCAAAAAGCTAGAGCTAGAGCGCATATTTTAGAAGGTTTAAAAATTGCACTAGATAATATTGATGAAGTGATAGCTTTGATTAAAAACTCTCCTGATAATCCAACGGCTAAAAATTTATTAATGCAAAAATTTGGCTTAAGCGAGCTTCAATCTAATGCGATTTTAGATATGAAATTAGGTCGTTTAACAGGACTTGAAAGAGAAAAAATCGATAATGAATTAAGAGAATTATTAGCAGAAATAGAGAGGCTTGATCAAATTTTAAAAAGCGAAATTTTGCTTGAAAATTTAATCAAAGATGAGTTAAAAGAAATCAGAACAAAATTTGATGTACCAAGAATTACTCAAATTGAAGATGACTATGATGATATTGATATAGAAGATTTAATACCAAATGAAAATATGGTAGTTACTATCACTCATCGTGGCTATATTAAGCGTGTTCCAAGTAAGCAATATGAAAAACAAAAACGCGGTGGTAAAGGTAAGGTCGCGGTTACAACTTATGATGATGATTTTATAGAAAGTTTCTTTACGGCAAATACACATGATACTTTGATGTTTGTTACTGATCGTGGACAGCTTTATTGGCTTAAGGTTTATAAAATTCCTGAAGGAAGTAGAACTGCTAAAGGCAAAGCTGTGGTTAATCTCATTAATCTACAAGCAGATGAAAAAATCATGGCAATTATTCCAACCACTGATTTTGATGAGAGCAAATCATTGTGTTTCTTTACTAAAAATGGTATCGTAAAACGCACAAATTTAAGTGAATATCAAAACATTAGAAGCGTGGGTGTAAAAGCGATTAATCTAGATGAAAATGATGAACTTGTTACTGCAATTATCGTAGCAAGGGATGAAAATGAAATTGTAAATATAAATACAGACGAAAACTTAGAAGCAGAAGATAATCTGGAAATTGAAACAAATGAAAATAGCGAAGAGTTTGAAATTGTTAGTGGTAAAATGCTTTTTGCAGTTACTAAAAAAGGTATGTGTATTAAATTCCCACTTACTAAAGTTAGAGAGATTGGCCGCGTAAGTAGAGGGGTGACTGCGATTAAATTTAAAGAAAAAGATGATGAAGTTGTGGGTGCTGTTGTTATAGAAAATGACGCGCAAGAAATCTTAAGCGTAAGCGCAAAAGGTATAGGTAAGCGTACTGATGCAGGTGAATATAGACTTCAAAGTAGAGGTGGTAAGGGTGTAATATGCATGAAACTTACTGCTAAAACAAAAGATTTAATCGGAATAGTTATAGTCGATGAAAGTATGGATTTAATGGCATTAACAAGCAGTGGTAAGATGATACGCGTTGATATGCAAAGTATTAGAAAAGCAGGTAGAAACACAAGTGGTGTGATTGTTGTTAATGTTGAAAATGATGAGGTTGTAAGCATTGCTAAATGCCCTAAAGAAGAAGATGAGGAATTAGATGCTGAAACTAATATGGATTTAAATTTAGAATAG
- a CDS encoding LPP20 family lipoprotein translates to MKKVIFMFCLALGFSACALDQRGAKPAQAQATQAASSDVVVQKVDKDDVRNIIREEKMLANDTSTDNDLTFTAVGEGIAPLNTVSVGQALALAKRAAITDAYRQLASKLYGVRVNGKDTVKDAMLKSSTITAQVNGLIKNASVVDQDFKDGLYRVNVELKIDADKWKELFAY, encoded by the coding sequence ATGAAAAAAGTTATTTTTATGTTTTGTTTGGCTTTAGGTTTTAGTGCGTGTGCACTAGATCAAAGAGGTGCGAAACCTGCTCAAGCTCAAGCTACTCAAGCTGCAAGTTCTGATGTTGTAGTTCAAAAAGTAGACAAAGATGATGTGCGTAATATCATTAGAGAAGAAAAAATGCTTGCAAATGATACAAGCACAGACAATGATTTAACTTTTACAGCAGTGGGTGAGGGTATTGCTCCTTTAAATACAGTTTCTGTTGGTCAAGCTTTGGCCTTAGCTAAAAGAGCAGCAATCACTGATGCTTATAGACAATTAGCTAGTAAGTTATATGGTGTAAGAGTTAATGGTAAAGATACAGTAAAAGATGCAATGCTTAAAAGTTCAACCATTACAGCACAAGTAAATGGTTTGATTAAAAATGCAAGTGTAGTTGATCAAGACTTTAAAGATGGTCTTTATAGAGTAAATGTAGAACTTAAAATCGATGCTGACAAGTGGAAAGAATTGTTTGCTTATTAA
- a CDS encoding ABC transporter permease — protein sequence MQKSIPRYLLFKYLRFDKDQPFIMLSKILAFLGVSIGLCVLLVAMAIMNGFDKEFERKLFTMNYPITILPRFGASVDDKLLQELRIKFPNLLFSPYIATQVIARNDLKLEGGMLFGVNFEDEKKINEVVAQALGDKKLDNFDILIGKGLKEEFGLDYNEKITLIFSNLNASGLSLIPQVKRFDVKADFSSGLLAYDKAYMYTDAKALAKILSYPQGNYDGVHVYSNKPFEDIKQIDAFLGARYASIGWWEQNGNFFAALALEKRALFIVLMLIILVASLNIVSSLLMIVMNRRSEIALLLSLGASKLEIKKTFFSLGFLIGGSGIVAGVILAAIALWVLGNFDIISLPSDVYGMSKLPLELSLVDFCITLFGAIVIVSLSSYYPAKKATQVDILDTLRNE from the coding sequence ATGCAAAAAAGTATCCCTCGTTATTTATTATTTAAATATTTGCGTTTTGATAAAGATCAACCCTTTATCATGCTTTCAAAAATTTTAGCCTTTTTAGGTGTGAGTATAGGGCTTTGCGTGCTTTTAGTTGCAATGGCTATTATGAATGGTTTTGATAAGGAATTTGAAAGAAAACTTTTTACTATGAATTATCCTATCACTATATTGCCACGTTTTGGAGCAAGTGTGGATGATAAATTATTACAAGAATTAAGAATCAAATTTCCAAATTTATTATTTAGTCCTTATATTGCCACTCAAGTCATAGCAAGAAATGATTTAAAATTAGAAGGCGGTATGCTTTTTGGGGTTAATTTTGAAGATGAAAAAAAGATCAATGAAGTAGTAGCTCAAGCTTTAGGAGATAAAAAATTAGATAATTTTGATATTTTAATTGGTAAGGGTTTAAAAGAAGAATTTGGACTAGATTATAATGAAAAAATAACTCTAATTTTTTCCAATCTTAATGCTAGTGGTCTTTCGCTTATCCCGCAGGTTAAAAGATTTGATGTTAAGGCTGATTTTTCTTCAGGGTTATTAGCCTATGATAAAGCTTATATGTATACAGATGCTAAAGCCTTAGCTAAAATTTTATCATATCCTCAAGGAAATTATGATGGAGTGCATGTGTATTCAAATAAACCCTTTGAAGATATTAAACAAATTGATGCTTTTTTGGGTGCAAGATATGCTAGCATCGGTTGGTGGGAACAAAATGGAAATTTCTTTGCAGCTCTTGCTTTAGAAAAAAGAGCTTTGTTTATAGTATTGATGTTGATTATTTTAGTTGCAAGTTTAAATATAGTAAGCTCTTTATTGATGATAGTGATGAATAGACGCAGCGAAATAGCTTTATTGCTTTCCTTAGGTGCTAGTAAGCTAGAGATTAAAAAAACATTTTTTTCTTTAGGATTTTTGATAGGTGGAAGTGGTATCGTAGCAGGTGTGATACTTGCAGCTATTGCTTTGTGGGTACTTGGAAATTTTGACATTATTTCTTTGCCAAGTGATGTTTATGGTATGAGTAAATTGCCTTTAGAACTTTCTTTAGTTGATTTTTGTATTACACTTTTTGGAGCTATTGTGATTGTAAGTTTATCTTCTTATTATCCTGCTAAAAAAGCAACTCAAGTAGATATTTTAGATACTTTAAGAAACGAATAA
- a CDS encoding SCO family protein, giving the protein MKKINIFLLIVVIFGVFFISVQYFENNKYNFHLNSEKGILSLKDFIGKKLIVYFGYTYCPDVCPGELALIANVLEKMPNKEKAHVVFISLDPARDSNLTQTSQWVKYFYPNSTALVAKDEKELEKVTKNYGVVYEKINLKDSAMGYSIAHSGEFYLIDENGKFIKTIKDISYENFFNEIQKFLNE; this is encoded by the coding sequence ATGAAAAAAATAAATATTTTTTTATTAATTGTGGTAATTTTTGGGGTGTTTTTTATATCTGTGCAGTATTTTGAAAACAACAAATACAATTTTCACTTAAATTCTGAAAAAGGCATACTTAGTCTAAAAGATTTTATCGGTAAAAAACTAATTGTATATTTTGGCTATACATATTGTCCTGATGTCTGTCCTGGTGAGCTTGCCTTGATTGCTAATGTTTTAGAAAAAATGCCAAATAAAGAAAAAGCTCATGTAGTATTTATCTCACTAGATCCAGCAAGAGATAGCAACTTAACTCAAACTAGCCAATGGGTTAAGTATTTTTACCCAAATTCAACTGCATTGGTTGCTAAAGATGAAAAAGAATTAGAAAAAGTTACTAAAAATTATGGCGTAGTATATGAAAAAATCAATCTTAAAGATTCTGCTATGGGATATTCTATAGCACATAGTGGCGAATTTTATTTGATTGATGAGAATGGAAAATTTATTAAAACCATAAAAGATATTAGTTATGAAAACTTTTTCAATGAAATTCAAAAATTCTTAAACGAATAA
- a CDS encoding copper chaperone PCu(A)C: MKKLLSLAILSTFAIANEITINDPYVRQTPPNSKTTAIFLELKNNSDKDIKLIKAQSSLSDTTEIHDHIMENGKKMMVQIPQITIKANSSAELKPGGMHIMILNLKENITPQTKANLTLYFDDNSTIELKDIKSRSIKK; the protein is encoded by the coding sequence ATGAAAAAATTACTTAGTTTAGCTATATTAAGCACCTTTGCTATTGCAAATGAAATCACTATAAATGATCCTTATGTTAGACAAACTCCGCCAAATTCTAAAACAACAGCAATTTTTTTGGAACTTAAAAACAACTCTGATAAAGATATAAAACTAATAAAAGCTCAAAGCTCATTAAGTGATACAACTGAAATTCACGATCATATCATGGAAAATGGTAAAAAAATGATGGTGCAAATCCCTCAAATTACCATAAAAGCCAATTCAAGCGCTGAACTTAAGCCAGGTGGCATGCATATTATGATACTAAATCTTAAAGAAAATATCACACCTCAAACCAAAGCTAATTTAACACTTTATTTTGATGATAATAGCACAATTGAACTAAAAGATATTAAGTCAAGAAGCATTAAAAAATAA
- a CDS encoding L,D-transpeptidase family protein produces MERYKLFKTILVLFSLVVFVNASDLAKIYLNQGIDAVEKVLEQELSKKDFWLDEIKDKNVSLGYYEENVAIVLTNKSDKIIRVYHYNDGKVEKKFIQKDVLTGLAGDKEIEGDLKTPIGFYELGKKFYPGDPYYGPFAFATTYPNVLDKTLGKTGGGIWIHGYPLDGTRLDTYKTRGCIAVQNDLLEDFNKLVADRKSYAMTEEKNKVRTNHEEVAILLANLFAWKDSWQKSDIDKYLSFYDQKIFKHKNKFSYEQFAKNKQRIFAKKEEKTIKFSDLSISPYPNEKNEKIFRIGFYEDYRSTNYKFKGEKVLYVKLVEDKMQILAEQ; encoded by the coding sequence ATAGAAAGGTATAAATTGTTTAAAACTATATTAGTATTATTTAGTCTGGTTGTATTTGTAAATGCAAGTGATCTTGCAAAAATTTATTTAAATCAAGGTATTGATGCAGTTGAAAAGGTGTTAGAGCAAGAATTAAGCAAGAAAGATTTTTGGCTTGATGAGATAAAAGATAAAAATGTTAGCCTTGGTTACTACGAAGAAAATGTAGCTATTGTATTGACTAATAAAAGCGACAAAATCATTAGAGTTTATCATTATAATGATGGAAAAGTAGAAAAGAAATTTATTCAAAAAGATGTTTTAACTGGTTTGGCTGGAGATAAAGAAATAGAAGGGGATTTAAAAACTCCTATAGGTTTTTATGAGCTTGGAAAGAAATTTTATCCTGGTGACCCATATTATGGACCATTTGCTTTTGCGACAACTTATCCAAACGTTTTAGATAAAACTTTAGGTAAAACAGGTGGTGGAATTTGGATTCATGGATATCCTTTAGATGGAACGCGTTTAGATACTTATAAAACTAGAGGTTGTATTGCTGTACAAAATGATTTACTAGAAGATTTTAATAAATTAGTCGCTGATAGAAAATCATATGCAATGACAGAGGAAAAAAATAAAGTAAGAACAAACCATGAAGAAGTTGCTATTTTGTTAGCAAATTTATTTGCTTGGAAAGACAGTTGGCAAAAAAGTGACATTGACAAATACTTATCTTTTTATGATCAAAAAATATTCAAGCATAAAAATAAATTTTCATATGAGCAGTTTGCAAAAAACAAACAAAGAATTTTTGCTAAAAAAGAAGAAAAAACTATTAAATTTTCAGATCTTAGCATAAGTCCTTATCCAAATGAAAAAAATGAGAAGATTTTTAGAATAGGATTTTATGAAGATTATCGTAGTACTAATTATAAATTCAAAGGAGAAAAAGTTCTTTATGTTAAGCTAGTTGAAGATAAAATGCAAATTTTAGCTGAACAATAA